The genomic region TGACTAGTCTGTCTGATGATATTGaagaaaattttacaaattattctAAACACTGTTATACCAAATGCCAAACAGGACAGTGTTACAAttcatcaaacaaaaacaaatgcggTTATCATCAATAAAGGCAAAACTGTCAGAAAAACCAACAATGGAGTCTCGGCACCACTTGTATAacactagtccaaataattatgacgtctggcaaggctattttatttttttctgggacatTTGGACTAGTATAACACCAACCAACCAAACTAAACATCTACATGTAGgtataatcagatattgttTGCCTTGAATTAGTGGAGAATTaaggctttttcccctggagaagaatcccaatttgaaaaaaatggcttaaaattattccccTAAACATGCTATAAAGACAACCTTTTTTCCCAAATAGTGCAGACTCTCTAGTCAGTAGTAATTGTGCatgaatacaaactgaaaaacactcatttataCATTGGTCATGCCTATAAAGACTATATGTGCAGATGATTgagggtctatttatgtatcatcactgacaaaaaggggtcttatttCAAAGCAAGGTTTGACTCTTGAAAGGGGGTCTGgaaattgaagtttcagtcaaattcatggtttattctaaatttccaaatttgatgaaaatgacgcatattttcccaataaaaaagggtagaggtagttttgaaaaaagccaatatcactgaactataATAAGAGctataattaaagaaaataacataaGTGTAGTGGACTGACTGTCCCTAGCTCGCTGAACACTCTACTCCTTAATTAATAGCGGACTTCATGGATCAAATGGCTAAATTCCAATCACCTCTTACCAAATATATTGGAGCTATGTTATACCTAAACTTCTTTTTGGACTTGAAATACTACcactaaaacaaaaattgaccGCCTTAGAAAGTTCCACATAAACTGTCGTAACAAAATTCCAATCACTGTCTCAAAGAACAGCCGTCTGTCACGGTCTGTGCCGTCTATCtacttattcatgttattggtGCACTACCCATAGAAGCAGAGCTCTACAAACGTCAACTGAGCTTTTTATATAGCCTTTTAAACAACGAAAATGATACAACAACTTAATCAAAGACAGATCTCTATCAACATCAACAACCCAGGAAGTTTTTATAACATAGTATCCAAAACGTTGGAATCTAGAATTCTTACTGAATAATCAAATGAACAAATTACAATGGAAACATCAATATAAGATAGCGATTTTAACTATTGGTCAAAAACCTATATTATAGACCAGTCAGCCAATAAATCAACACTGAAACATCTCTGTGTACCGTAGATCAAGTGGAAATGGAAAAACTGCATCAAGttgttcaacatttttttacattttaaaactatCCGATGTATATAGTTCTATAAAAATAAGCTTAAATAACACAAGTGAAAACAGCATTGTTTCTACTTGGTGTTCGTAATTGGAAGGAAATATgaggaagaagaagaaaaagaagttGACAATACTTGTAAAATTgttattgaataataaaaaagaattacaaataaatcaacatggcTGAAATCCTCAGTGGACAAAATGGTTGACTTCTTATTGGGGTCTATTGCTCTTTGTCTAATGTTGACCTGTTGCAAGTTAAAATATCTGCCCTTACccaaaacaacaacattttgtTTACAGTAACAGTccaaatttaaacatgttagatGGTTTCTGTTTTTTCATATatcctttatttatattgtagtatGCAGTATGGGGTCAGTGTTATGGATACCAACTGTCCTGGGACTATTTACAGCTTATTTATACATTCTGTCAACAAATGTTCCTGAACTAAAGGGGGTAAAAGATGAAAATGCCAGGTTAGTTTATATAAGTTCTTAATCAAAGGGccaaaattatgtaaaaaatgaaagatatgtTTGTTCTGAACTGAAAGGAGAGCATAACAAATGGTCTAGTTCGGTATGCTTGACCAACTAAAAGAAcataaaagaaggacgaaagatacagtcaaactcataaatcgaagaATAAACTGGCAACGCCACAtgtggctaaaaatgaaaaagacaaacaatagtacacatgacacaatatcgcgcaacatataaaactaaagaaaaagcaacacgaaccccaccaaaaactaggggtgatctcaggtgctccagatgGGTAAGATGCCAACAGAGTCTAAATGATGTATATTTTAGCAACAAAAGGTAATTGAACAGTATATATCGtattaaacaatgagcaaaactttAACCATAtcatgcatacatgtacaatgatgtatGTACATTTGATAAAGTATAAATCTTATAAAAGACATGAAAAATGTATGTTTACtgtgaaacctgtttaaaccgaaTCTCTTCAGGACTTAAGATTTTGTTCGGTTTCCACAGATAATCAGTTTTATTAGGTTCACAAcgcatacatgtacaatttgaaatgaacatgtttggtttatacaggTATTTGGTTTATGCAGGATTGGGTTTagtcaggtttcactgtataatgATTCCACCATTTTCCATTTTCGTCGATCAAGGCTTTGTGGGGCATGTGGCAAGGGCAATGCAACTAACCAGGGATCTGTACAAGGACTAATGGAAAACACATGAATAACACCTTAATAGTAACTAAACTAAATTGCAATgcatataaaattgattttttccaGATTAAATTTTCCGTCCAATTTAGAAGAGTTGACATCATTAGCATCCACACTTCAGCTGTATAAAACAGAACATTTACTGTACGTTCTGCTATTGTTCTGTAGTGCctacatatataaacaaacatttgcTATCCCTGGATCTGTGTTCCtggtaagtatatatataaaattgagaatggaaatgggtaatgtgtctaagtgacaacaacctgaccatagagaagacaacagccaaaggccaccaataggttttcaatgtagcaagaaactcCCGTACCcagaggcgttcttcagctggcccctcaacaaatatgtatatactagttcagtaataatggacgatatactaaactccaaattacaaacaagaaactaaaatttaaaaatatataaaagactaacaaatgccagaggctcctgacttggaacagagGCACAGAATTGTGGTGAGGttaaacatgtacatgatgtatatacATTGGAAATGAAAACTGCAAACTTAAATTGTCTTGAGTATAGAAATGTTGTACCACACTAAATGCTGTAGTAGAACTTTATCCTAtgcaatgtttaaattttagttGACAATTAAAtctattcaatatttgtttaaaatgtaaaatttaaacattgtttACAATGTTTACACATGCACTTGTTTCAATCCATGGGAAGGTTGACTATCCATATATTTATACACCATGTGTGGCTGTTTAACTTAAATCTTTCATCATGTTGGTTTATGTTGGTGCTACCTTATCCTCAcaataagtatatatatgtttaatctACTCGTTTATATGTTTAATCTACTGATATTCTTCATAATCAGATGTTCTAGTTTGAAAACCTTATGACGAGTGAGCCTAATTTCCTACAAAACTGAAATCAGAGTTTGCCAAACAAACTATGCATGCATGCTATGAAGGACAGGCAGAGCAATTCAATAAActacattaaaaaaagacacatcttaaaaaaaaccacaccaCAACGATCTCTCAATTTATTAATTGCAGAATTTCCcctagaatattttttttgtgtattaacACTGTTGCCTGAAATATTCAATCTGAAATTTTTCCCTTTGTTACAGAATTTATTAGGGGGAGCATTATTTGGAGTATGGACATCCTTTCCTCTGGTGTGTGTTCTATCAGCCACTGGGGCCTCAGGTTGCTTTCATTATATTACAGAATTTATTAGGTGGAGCATTATTTGGAGTATGGACATCCTTTCCTCTAGTGTGTGTTCTATCAGCCACTGGGGCCTCATGTTGCTTTCATTATATTACAGAATTTATTAGGGGGAGCATTATTTGGAGTATGGACATCCTTTCCTCTGGTGTGTGTTCTATCAGCCACTGGGGCCTCATGTTGCTTTCATTATATTACAGAATTTATTAGGGGGAGCATTATTTGGAGTATGGACATCCTTTCCTCTGGTGTGTGTTCTATCAGCCACTGGGGCCTCATGTTGCTttcttttgtcaaaatattttggcAAGCAGCACATTGAAAGATTCTTTCCAGATAAAGTTCACTTTCTACAAGGAAAGGTTTGTATacatgatatttgtttattgtcaACTATCATTGCAgtaaatcattgaaaaaaagtaaaatgataatATATCACAATATATCATTGCAActgtgtggtatgattgcaaatgagacaactatccagcAGAGTTAAATAAAGTTGGTGTAAGCAATATTTAATTATTGGCAAatatatggccttcaacaatgggaaAAACTCATCCCATATAATCTGCTTTAAAAGCCCTggcatgaaaaatgtgaaacaatttaaacaaaaaaactaacgacctaaaagagggacgaaagataccaaagggacagtcaaactcgtaaatctaaaacaaactgacaacgccatggctaaaaatgaaaaagacaaacagaaaaacaatagtacacatgacacaacatagaaaactaaagaataaacaacacgaaccccaccaaaaactaggggtgatctaaACTatgtcaaaaaacaaattaaaaaaaagaaaaatatgaccGAGACTAAACAATTACAATCACTGAATTGCCTCCCCaagtctatttatatattttttattttttttatccatatttACTCAATAATTAATGattgataaaattgatattattataTAGTTTTACTGTTCGCATTTTGTTGGTTTATATATAAGCTTAAGGATGTAAGTAGGTGAGGTTTTAGAATAAGTGTCAAATGTTTG from Mytilus trossulus isolate FHL-02 unplaced genomic scaffold, PNRI_Mtr1.1.1.hap1 h1tg000122l__unscaffolded, whole genome shotgun sequence harbors:
- the LOC134700114 gene encoding transmembrane protein 41A-A-like; this translates as MGSVLWIPTVLGLFTAYLYILSTNVPELKGVKDENARLNFPSNLEELTSLASTLQLYKTEHLLYVLLLFCSAYIYKQTFAIPGSVFLNLLGGALFGVWTSFPLVCVLSATGASCCFLLSKYFGKQHIERFFPDKVHFLQGKVEENKDSLLFFLLFLRFFPMTPNWFLNMASPIVNVPIHLFFLSVLIGLMPFNFICVQTGGMLSEIKSTDDIFTSGTLIKLGAIAVVALVPGMIVKKLKDRKTKSE